One window of the Lachancea thermotolerans CBS 6340 chromosome A complete sequence genome contains the following:
- the RPN2 gene encoding proteasome regulatory particle base subunit RPN2 (highly similar to uniprot|P32565 Saccharomyces cerevisiae YIL075C RPN2 Subunit of the 26S proteasome substrate of the N-acetyltransferase Nat1p), producing the protein MSVVTAAPLLALLNENDNVAKSYALEAINEVVDQLWSEISNEITQIEALYDDNSFQDRKLAALVASKVYYNLGEYESAVKFALAADNYFNLDEKSQFVETIVSQSIDMYIKSSAKNYESSGSEVKIDPQLSSVFERMLEKCVECGDFKLALGIALESYRLDVVERILKARVEQDSDANALKLITYVLTAASTTVTSTPFRTSILHSLFNILMSTKSPEYFTVSKIIVNLNDLNLALGLFKKLAQEEAAEISYQIAYDLVSSATQGLLEGLHSSLAAEGADEKLLDILSGIPTCDYNNTFLFRNKNIDMGLLNKSKSSMDGKFSLFHTAVSVANGFMHAGTTDDSFIRSNLPWLGKAQNWAKFTATASLGVIHKGNLSDGKKIMEPYLPGSRAASRYIKGGSLYGLGLIYAGYGREIIDYMKSHVIENSSSVGDEDVDVLLHGASLGIGLAGMGSANSELYEALKEVLYNDSANSGEASALGMGLIMLGSGDENAVQDMFTYAQETQHGNITRGLAVGLAVINYGRKELADSLIEKMLLHENALLRYGGAYTIALAYAGTGDNKAIKKLLHIAVSDSDDDVRRAAVIALGFVLIRDYTTVPRIVELLAESHNAHVRCGTAFALGISCVGRGLQAAVDVLMPLTKDPVDFVRQAAMIALSLILMQQTEKTNSKVKDINDLFLNVVSNKHQEGLAKFGACVAQGIMNAGGRNVTIQLENVDMGTLDTKAVIGLAMFSQFWYWFPLAHFLSLSFTPTSIIAVRGQDLSIPAFKFNCHTRPDVFEYPPMYEENTDKNVEKVATAVLSTTAKAKARAKKTKKDGKDTVEEKPRRESKSELKPETKEEEKKLEPDQKDDAPFKIKYTNKPYQIENASRVVPQQLKYIAFSKEDRFVPVRKFKGSNGVIVVFDKTPDEPAELIKTTKQKKDVDAPLPTPFKVEDELEFSKL; encoded by the coding sequence CTCTCCTGGCTCTGCTGAACGAAAACGATAATGTTGCAAAGTCCTATGCTTTAGAGGCAATTAACgaagttgttgatcaaCTGTGGTCCGAAATTTCCAATGAAATTACTCAGATAGAGGCTCTATATGATGACAATTCCTTTCAAGATCGTAAGCTTGCGGCTCTCGTGGCTTCGAAGGTATACTATAACTTGGGAGAGTACGAATCTGCTGTGAAGTTCGCGCTTGCCGCTGACAACTACTTCAACCTGGATGAAAAGTCACAGTTTGTGGAAACTATAGTGTCCCAGAGTATCGACATGTATATTAAGTCATCAGCAAAAAACTATGAGAGTTCAGGTTCCGAGGTCAAGATTGACCCCCAATTGTCATCGGTATTCGAAAGAATGCTAGAGAAATGTGTCGAATGCGGGGACTTCAAGCTAGCTCTTGGTATTGCACTAGAAAGCTACAGACTTGATGTCGTTGAAAGGATCTTGAAGGCAAGAGTGGAGCAAGACTCCGACGCCAATGCTCTCAAGCTCATTACTTATGTTCTAACCGCTGCATCTACTACGGTCACCAGCACGCCCTTTAGAACAAGTATCCTTCACTCTTTGTTTAATATTTTGATGTCCACGAAGAGCCCAGAATACTTCACTGTCTCTAAAATCATTGTGAACCTGAATGACTTAAACTTGGCTTTGGGCCtattcaagaaactggcgcaagaagaagcagcagaaatATCTTACCAAATTGCATATGACCTTGTTTCTTCTGCCACTCAAGGTTTACTGGAGGGGCTACACTCTTCGCTCGCTGCGGAAGGAGCCGACGAGAAGCTATTAGACATACTTTCTGGAATACCGACCTGCGACTACAATAACACGTTTTTGTTTAGGAACAAAAACATCGACATGGGTTTATTGAACAAGTCTAAATCCTCGATGGATGGAAAGTTTTCATTGTTTCACACCGCAGTTAGTGTGGCAAATGGTTTTATGCATGCAGGTACCACAGACGATTCATTCATTAGATCCAACCTCCCCTGGTTAGGCAAGGCACAGAACTGGGCAAAGTTCACTGCCACTGCTTCTCTGGGTGTCATCCACAAGGGTAATCTATCTGATGGTAAGAAAATCATGGAGCCATATTTGCCAGGAAGTCGCGCGGCTTCCCGCTACATCAAGGGAGGCTCGCTATATGGGCTGGGTTTGATTTACGCTGGCTATGGCAGGGAAATCATAGACTACATGAAGTCACATGTCATCGAAAACAGCTCTTCAGTAGGAGACGAGGATGTCGATGTGTTGCTACATGGTGCTTCTTTGGGCATAGGGTTAGCTGGAATGGGTTCTGCCAACAGTGAGTTGTACGAAGCATTGAAAGAGGTCTTGTACAATGACTCTGCTAATTCTGGTGAGGCTTCGGCACTTGGTATGGGGTTGATAATGCTTGGTAGCGGCGACGAAAACGCTGTTCAAGACATGTTCACTTACGCACAAGAAACTCAGCACGGTAACATCACCCGTGGGTTAGCTGTGGGCCTGGCGGTTATCAACTATGGCAGAAAAGAGCTCGCTGACAGCTTAATAGAGAAGATGCTGCTGCATGAGAACGCACTTCTCAGATACGGTGGTGCTTACACCATAGCCCTCGCCTACGCTGGTACGGGTGATAACAAGGctatcaaaaagctgctgcaCATAGCAGTCTCAGACTCCGACGATGACGTTAGAAGAGCTGCTGTTATAGCTTTAGGGTTTGTCTTGATACGCGATTACACCACTGTTCCTAGAATTGTGGAATTACTAGCTGAGTCGCACAACGCCCACGTTCGTTGCGGAACTGCCTTTGCTCTTGGTATTTCCTGTGTCGGAAGGGGCTTACAAGCAGCCGTCGATGTTTTGATGCCCTTGACTAAAGATCCTGTTGACTTTGTGCGTCAAGCTGCTATGATTGCCTTGTCTCTCATTCTGATGCAACAAACTGAAAAAACGAATAGCAAGGTTAAGGACATCAATGACCTTTTCCTCAATGTTGTTTCAAACAAGCACCAGGAAGGTCTAGCCAAGTTTGGAGCTTGCGTTGCGCAAGGTATCATGAATGCGGGTGGTCGCAACGTCACAATCCAACTGGAAAACGTTGACATGGGTACCCTCGATACTAAGGCTGTTATTGGATTGGCAATGTTCTCACAATTCTGGTACTGGTTCCCTCTAGCTCATTTCCTGTCTCTTTCTTTCACGCCTACTAGCATCATTGCCGTGCGTGGCCAGGACTTGAGCATCCCTGCTTTTAAGTTCAACTGCCATACAAGGCCAGACGTGTTTGAATATCCCCCAATGTACGAAGAAAACACGGATAAAAACGTCGAAAAAGTGGCTACTGCTGTCTTGTCAACTACTGCTAAGGCAAAAGCAAGAGcaaagaagacaaagaaggACGGCAAGGATACCGTTGAGGAGAAGCCAAGGAGAGAATCAAAATCAGAGTTGAAGcctgaaacaaaagaagaagaaaagaagcttgaacCTGATCAGAAAGACGATGCtcctttcaagatcaaatATACTAACAAGCCATACCAAATCGAAAACGCATCTCGTGTGGTCCCCCAACAACTCAAGTACATTGCCTTCTCTAAGGAAGACCGGTTTGTTCCTGTACGGAAATTCAAGGGTAGCAACGGTGTCATAGTTGTATTTGATAAAACCCCAGATGAACCAGCTGAGCTTATCAAAACAAcgaagcaaaagaaggacgTTGACGCGCCTTTACCAACACCTTTCAAGGTTGAGGATGAGTTagagttttcaaagctgtaG
- the UTP7 gene encoding Utp7p (highly similar to uniprot|P40055 Saccharomyces cerevisiae YER082C), with protein MAKSSKPATGSHGVRDNAGKFDRDASVSKRTNGYKTKDKKLRAGLKRIDDQYKDAVSSAAATEYLLPESSGFLEAEDEMEKTFRVKQDEIKSAVDVTTANKALDLKLTNFGPYSVNYSRNGTHLLVCGKKGHVASMDWRKGELRAELNLNETCQSAIYLQNEQYFAVAQKKYTFVYDHEGVELHRLKQHIEVKHMEFLPYHYLLATAGQTGWLKYQDVTTGQLQAELRTKLGPTSAMAQNPWNAIIHLGHSNGTVTLWAPNMPTPLARLLSARGPITSIAIDRQGYYMATTGADKSLKLWDIRNFRELHTIENLPTPGSNLAISDTGLLALSRGPHVTLWKDAFRSNKSSRPCFGSSGLPDRNTPYMSSMFPGNKVNNMQFVPFEDLLGVGHGTGVRNLIIPGAGEANYDALEVNPFETAKQRQEQEVRTLLNKLPADSIALDPTVIGTVDKRASATRLNAKDLAEITNAKALESKTNKDIPQVMPSVKGKNSGLRSFLRKKTQNVIDERKLRVNAQLEKEKAARQRKEMVKRGEIEEGHQDLVNEALSRFG; from the coding sequence ATGGCCAAGTCATCCAAACCTGCCACTGGCTCACACGGGGTCAGGGATAATGCCGGAAAGTTTGACCGAGACGCTAGCGTCTCCAAGAGAACCAATGGTTACAAAACTAAAGACAAGAAGCTAAGAGCAGGGCTGAAACGAATCGATGATCAATATAAAGATGCAGTCTCTTCCGCTGCTGCCACGGAGTATCTATTGCCCGAGTCCAGTGGATTTTTGGAAGCCGAGGATGAGATGGAAAAGACATTCAGGGTTAAACAGGACGAAATTAAGAGTGCGGTTGACGTCACAACGGCGAACAAGGCACTCGATCTTAAACTGACGAATTTTGGACCATACTCAGTGAATTATTCGCGTAACGGAACGCACTTGCTAGTATGCGGAAAGAAGGGCCATGTCGCATCCATGGACTGGAGGAAGGGCGAGTTGCGCGCGGAACTTAACCTCAATGAAACATGCCAGTCTGCAatttatcttcaaaatgaacAGTACTTTGCAGTCGCGCAGAAAAAGTACACATTCGTATACGATCATGAAGGTGTAGAGTTGCATCGACTCAAACAACACATCGAAGTCAAGCATATGGAGTTCCTGCCATACCACTACTTATTGGCTACCGCGGGCCAAACCGGCTGGCTTAAATATCAGGACGTTACCACTGGCCAGCTACAAGCGGAGCTCAGGACAAAATTGGGACCTACGTCTGCCATGGCACAAAATCCATGGAATGCCATAATACATCTGGGACATAGCAACGGTACTGTCACGTTGTGGGCTCCTAACATGCCTACACCCCTAGCGAGACTACTTTCTGCTCGCGGTCCCATCACCAGCATTGCAATCGATAGACAAGGCTACTACATGGCCACCACGGGAGCCGACAAGTCTTTAAAGCTGTGGGATATCAGAAATTTCCGTGAATTGCATACTATCGAAAACCTTCCAACTCCAGGATCGAACCTCGCGATATCTGACACCGGCTTACTGGCGCTCTCAAGGGGCCCACACGTCACCTTATGGAAGGATGCTTTCAGGTCAAACAAAAGCTCTAGACCATGCTTCGGGTCCAGCGGCTTGCCAGACCGCAACACCCCCTACATGTCCAGTATGTTCCCTGGAAATAAAGTCAACAACATGCAATTCGTGCCCTTCGAAGATCTACTCGGTGTGGGGCACGGAACTGGTGTCCGTAATCTAATTATACCTGGAGCAGGAGAAGCCAATTACGATGCTTTGGAGGTCAACCCCTTCGAGACTGCAAAGCAAAGACAAGAACAGGAGGTCAGGACGTTACTCAACAAGTTACCTGCGGATTCTATCGCTTTGGACCCTACCGTTATTGGAACTGTCGACAAACGTGCTTCAGCTACTAGGCTCAATGCTAAGGACTTGGCAGAAATCACCAACGCCAAAGCACTTGAATCTAAAACAAATAAAGACATTCCTCAGGTAATGCCCTCAGTAAAGGGCAAGAACTCTGGGCTCCGCTCATTTTTACGCAAAAAGACCCAAAATGTCATTGATGAAAGAAAGCTTAGGGTTAATGCTCAGTtagaaaaagagaaggccGCTCGCCAACGTAAAGAAATGGTGAAAAGGGGAGAAATTGAGGAGGGACATCAAGACTTGGTCAACGAAGCCTTGAGTAGGTTTGGATGA